The stretch of DNA TATGATGACTTGTTCATAATATTTAAGTTGAAAAGTGTATTTTCAAAGAGTATCCATGCCATAAGCACAAGACCAAGAGCAGCATAGAATATAGCTTCATATCTGCACAGGTTTCAAGATAGAAAGGATAAAAAAGTATGTATCATTCCATCAACAAGTGATTCAAAGAGCAACTAAAAAAGGTTCGGTGAAAGAGAAATACCCAATGGAGAGAAGAAGGAATGGAGGTGCAAAGCCAAGGAATATGGAAGTAAGTCGAGATAAGATGCTAATTTCTGAAAACAGTGGGAGTACCATTGAAAAACCTAAAGAAGAGGTGGTCAATATTATTCAGCACTGAATCTTCAATTATTAATACATTATGGTAGCACATTTCTTCAACATGTTTCTCTGTAATGGTATGGGGGAATGTAATAAGCATAGAAGCAGACCGTGATTTgtagaagaaacaaaaaaccAGTACAATGATTAATTACAACAGAGAACTAAAAGCCTAACTAGATAACTGATATTAGAATAATCTAGACCTAAACTACAGCAACTAAAGCTAAACTGCTATCTAATACAAGGCGCAAGTAGAGCTGTGTGACACAACAAGGGGTTgagaaattaaagaaaaagagaagaatgAAAAGTCAAAACTATACCGGCAACACACCAATTTATCATTTGGTGAAATGCAAGCAACTCTTGTTTTTCAGTTCTGTGAGAAGTTGATAAATAAACCATGACTGAAGATAAGGCAACCAAAAAAGCCTGGGGATAGACAACTACCGGTAATCAGTAGATTGATCATCATATATTATGCAAACTAAGCTTCCAAAATTCAAACACAAATGGCAGAGAAATTGTGAGATGAACCTGAAGGTAAAATAGAGTTGAATATTTAGGATTTTCCCGTTCACAATTGCATATACTTAGCCAATACTTATTCCCACCAGCATGTAGAGCTAGCCACCTCGCAGCTATTCCTATAATGATAATAATCGCTCCACTACTAACTCTGCAAACATAATATGATATGTTCAACAATGTTGTCTGGATTCAGAATGTGTTAGAAATGATAAGAAAGCAAAAGCAACAAACAGAGCAgaagaaagagagaaacacAACAAGAAAAAAGGAAGAGTAAAGAATTGTGCAAGAGTATCTTTCTTACTTAGACTAAAAGAATCTAGATACTAAAAAAGGTAATAAAGGCATCTCAATGTGAGTAGCTGTAGGttacttattttaaatatgttctACGGGAAAGTTGATAAATAAACCTACAAATAATATCTCTCTAGTATGCTATCATGATGAAAAACACAAGGTTCATAGAGAAAGTGATGAGAAAAACAGAGTATGAAGATTTCTGTATTGCAAGCAGAATGAATTATCATCTGAAAAATACAGTACATGGTTGGTTTATATACAACAGCAAAATAGGCATGACAATATAACGTAACTGATTTTGTAACAGAAATTGCTTACTACGCACTTTTGGTTATGTGTACAAGTATTCAAGTAACTTTAGCTAAGAAATTATCTATACTAACTATATTGTAATATGGAAGAGTAACAGTCAAATATTAGAGAATATAAGTAATCAGTGAGAAACTAAGTATCGTGCTTAGTGGTTATAGTTTGTAAGTTCAGCAGCTTGTTTGTCAATCATTTCCAAACATTATTAACCTTTGGCTTTTACCAACAGTGTAGTAATTATATATTCAGTTGAATTGACTTACACTAATAGATTATTGTCAGGAATTTCTGCAGGCATCAAAGTGAAAATTGACAAAAACCAACATGCAATGCAGACATATATCGGTATACCAGATCTCCATggaattaatttaaaaagataaaatgaagCTGTGGCCCCAGCAATTAAAAAACACCCAGTATAGAGTTTCCTGTCAGTGAAGCTGTTAACCTGCAACGCAAACCAAATATTTCATCAGATGAAACAGACCTGTACTAGTGTTGATTATAGTTATAATTAGGATTATTCACTCCATTTCTTATCGTTGGTATAGTTTCTCAGGTTCCTATTTTTCCtgattttgagatattattTCTTGTATATACATTTGAAAGTTCACATTGTGTAAGGCAAGTCCATTATTCTAAACTATTCAAATACTAGGTTAGacaattttatgaaaaaaatatacataccAGGAACTCAAGAATAAAAACTGAGACAACAGTAGTGGCGAGCAGCTTAATAATGTGATTCGTTCTTCTTTCAAATAAGTGTTTCCATAATGCCTTTATAAACTGGTATTCACTAATTATTTGAAACCATAGAAATGATGTCATAATCATGTATGCATGGTAAAGAGGAGGAGAGTGCTCCAGCAAAAATAGCAAACAAACCATTCCAGTCACAATACATCCACATAGATATATCTGCAAACGAAGATATCATAGATTATTCATTATGCTTGTATGAACAGTAAATCAATAAGAATTAACTTTTTTCAACTATGAGTTTCAATCAACTGAATATCCATATACTTCataaatattcatttatatatgtgtttgttccataaacaattttgttacATTTAACTTCATGTAAAAGCAGCTCACAAAAAGTTAATAACATTTTAGTAAAACTAAGCTTGCACAGACATTACTTTTCTGTGTTTATTTCTCTCAGCTGCTTGCTCCATTCCAAAACTATTCCCTGACAATGAAGTATAAGACTGCAGCACATGAAGGACAAGGTAGATCATCCAACCGACATACCCAAGGGTAATTACAGACATGAGCATCAGCCAGTCATAAGTCTGAAAATAGTGAAGTCCTTGCAATGCCAAACTTCTAAGGTTCTGGGATAGGTCCATTGCAGCATCATAGTCTCTAGCCAATATCAGATCATCAATTTTGTCCAATATTGAAGAATAATGAGACAGTGGTTTGAATGGTTTGAAAAATAAGGAATGCGACTGCTTTATATCTGAAATTGTTAATGAAACCAACAATCTGCAATCTATTTTGCTTCTACATTGTCATTAAGAGAGAAAGAGCAATTCTATTATTCCTCATATAACATTCATCTCAAATTGAAAACTGACTTCTTtacattttttcaattaatgttattttttcatataacaTTCTTTACACNNNNNNNNNNNNNNNNNNNNNNNNNNNNNNNNNNNNNNNNNNNNNNNNNNNNNNNNNNNNNNNNNNNNNNNNNNNNNNNNNNNNNNNNNNNNNNNNNNNNNNNNNNNNNNNNNNNNNNNNNNNNNNNNNNNNNNNNNNNNNNNNNNNNNNNNNNNNNNNNNNNNNNNNNNNNNNNNNNNNNNNNNNNNNNNNNNNNNNNNNNNNNNNNNNNNNNNNNNNNNNNNNNNNNNNNNNNNNNNNNNNNNNNNNNNNNNNNNNNNNNNNNNNNNNNNNNNNNNNNNNNNNNNNNNNNNNNNNNNNNNNNNNNTTCGCATATTCTTGTTtacagaaaaaataaataatgtccATTTtgtaaacaaatatggaagatgCCTCGCTATAGTCCAGGAAAAATCACTACATATCATATAAGCGAAGGATACGTGATTTACGAAGAAACTGGTTCAGAATTTCCTTTGTATTGGATATAACAGCTTCAACTTCTTCAGCCTGGAACATAGTATATGTTAAATCTTAGTCAGAGCATCCGCTGATTATCTTCAGCACGTATTTGAATTTTAGATTCCTACCCTCTCACCACAAGTAGAATCATGACCGGCACATAGAAATTGCATAATATTCCAAGGAAAATTGTGAACAAAAGCACATAACATGCTTTCCACTAAAATCATGAAGTTTGTTATCAATCAGAACTAGAGGAAGATACCTTTGTCATGTCAATGTAATCTCGTGGTAGAACACCGACTGAATTTACAGGACATGGCAGACCAAGTAATGTAGACTGTAAGAAAATTGAACAAGTACGTCAGATAATGAAACCTAAGGATGGACAGTGAGACACACATCATGCTTTGAGCACATATCCTCTAAGAAATTTTTTACAACCATGAGTGGTGCTATATCCGCCTGATTGACATCCACTCTTTCTATCCCATGCAAGCCCCATTCAATTGGTGTTGGCGTGTCATGCACATGGTCGTCAACAAACCTAAAACCGCAATCAGAATGGTTGCTGCTAGATATTGGCCTCGGACGTTTAACACCAGCTCCCCATGCAACAAGGGGAGTATCAGTGTTCGTAGGATGCCCATCTCCATGACTTCCTATGATgagaaatgaaataataaataattaaataaaacataaaagcaTATTATAACACAAGAAAAAGGCCAAAAGTCTGCCACAAACTCGCCATTGCAGCCTATGGTGCCCCCATCGAGGGCATCCCTTTACAAATTTCTTATTGTGGTTGTCCAAAAACTCGGCCCACCATTCTGCCATTTGCCACCATTACACTGGAGTAAACTAAGGGAATAAATGTTAAACTAGAGTTGTAGAGGGAGCTTGGGAATCACATGGTTTCCAAGAGAGCTGTCAATGAATGAAATAGAGAAATGGTTTAGGTGTTTTATGATTGGAAAGTTCCTCTTGAGCTCAAAGGAAAATTTTACCACGTGGAAAAACCTACAATCATTCATGGTACTGAACAGATCAAGGAACAGATGATAGAATCTCTCCTGAAAGAATTGTGGAGAGAAGGCAAACAAAAGCCCAATTAAGAAGAGTTTTAAATGGATGACAGCCTAAAACATAAGTATAAAGTTAGATCAAGAAAAATTGAGAGAAACCAGTATAAAAGACCTAGATCTAAATGGTGTTTCTGAAAACTTGGTGTTCTATAGGACACAATGACATTGATTGTTTTATGTCACAACCTCAACCTATAGGTAACGGCTTTTGTTGTTACAAGAATATAGAGAATTGATTGCCAagagaaataaagaaaaaagtaaGCGGAAAATAATGTAAGTATAGGAATTCAGAACATCATATGCTCCTTGATAACGCATTGCCTTCCCTACTGATGCTTGAGCTTTAAAGTATTACCTTCTCAAATTAATATTCAAGTAGCAACAGCTAGAATATGCAATCTTGATTCAGActaaaatttgttataatttgtatatttactGACCATATAACGAAAAGATAGGTACTTCGCACAATTACtatctttcaattattttaactaaagTACTTCAAATGCTAGTAATAGCAGGTGATGGGTCTATACAAAGACATTCTTTTGACAAATTATTGCTTCAACATTTTTAACaccaaaatttgtattgaaGTGTTGTAATCTCTGTCACCTTAggaaatataacataaaaagaaTATGCAGTCATAAACATGGTAAAAGAAGTGTTGCAACCTTTATCGCTCATTCCATGATCTGCTGTGAAAATATATGATGTAAGATTATCCTTGAAATAATCTTGAACAAGATTATATACACTTTCAGCCACATGGTCAACAACCTTAACATTGTTGAGATAGATAGATGAAAAGGGCCTATGTGCATGACCATTAGAGTCACATCCAAGCAGGTGCAGGAATACAACAAGATTATCCTGCTGCAGCAGCTCCTTTAATTTTGGGTCTTCATTGGACCGATTGAGAAGGCTTTGAAATTTATCAAGAGACCACAAGTCCAGGAATGATGCATCTGCATTAAGAAATCAAGAATactaaatttatgaaaataaagatTGGACAATCTAAAAAATGTCAAGATACCACTTTAGTACGCCACTGTACAATTTACTGCTAAGAAAGTTTTAAAAAGCGCCTCAGTGTTTTAAATAATGCAGGAAATAATTCTCAATATTTGACTATTAGAATTAATTAAGGCCAAATTGTACACctttctaatttttaaatacCTTAGAAAACTTGTAGTGTAGAGAACTATAAAGCACGGACACACTTTGTTTCGACACATCTTAGACACTTTTTGGTCTCAGACGAATCTACAGGAGGAGTTCAAGATGTGTCGAAGCAATTATGAATTAAGATCAACAAGGGGGGTTAGAGACATTAAATTAGATTACATTATCGTAAAAGATTATCACATcttaagttataatttatttgtaatggAACATATTGTTCAATTTAGAATATAGATTACGTATATATTTTGATTCTCAATTTAAaccttttataaataatgtccatattttatttaattataataaataaatatatatgtatcgGAGTCAGTATCTCTGTAGTCAATAGCGGCCGTCGCAGCCACAATCTCGGCAATGCGTCGCGGTGGATCTGCGCTACACGAAACAGTGTTGCAGCGCAGTTTAGGGTTGCGGCATTCTTCACGGCACAATCGCGGAGAAGATGAGAAAGAAACAAGAAAAAAGAGGCCACAACAGTTTTTTTAGATCGCAAAGTCTAAAATACCCTTGATTTTAAATAGCGCAAAGTCTAAAATTCCcttgatttttatctttttatctcCAGGTAATTTTTTACTGGAATTTTCACGACCTTTCTTCTTCAAACACTACAAGTGCAGTGCTCTATTTTTGGAAACCTGCGAAATTTCTTCATAGCAACCGCCCCCCTTGTTCCTTTCTTCCCTACGACTGACTCTTCTCAAGAAAGATTCCCTTCTCTCTGCGCCAACACTCCCCTCTTCTCTGCAACCATTCTTGTCCCCCCTGTTCCTTCCATCTCGTCAACCATTATTCTGctttgtttttcaatttctgTCTGTTTCTGTGCTAACAGCACCCTATTATGGTTGAAAGTGCTTGAAATGTTTTTCTAGACTTCAACGTGGCAGCTATACCGCTACCCGCTACACCACTATAACGTTTTGGGAGTCGGCCACTACGCTACGCTATATGCTACTGACTACATAAGGCAGTttcctattttttttacattagcTGTGTCGATGTGCTCATGTCATATCAGGCATCTGTGTCGAAGCCTGTAATTCATAGGTAGAGGGTCAGGAAAATGAGGGGGAGATTGGGGTGATGGAGCAacaaagaaagaacaaaaaaattatagaaaagcaCGGAAATACATGATTGGATAAATGTCTATTTCTAATGAGGGTCAAATCTATGAAAGTATACAGCTAAAAAATTTACACGAAATCTATGTTTCTCAATATGCTCAACTACTCATGCTTGTTTTCTGGTCAACTGAAAAGAACTAAAGAGATGTAGGGTGGGAGAGCACCTCTAATGAATTATTGCCGACGGATGCAACGAAAAAGTGATCAAAAAAATACTGAATAACATATCATGCATCTGCCTAGTATAACTGCATATAAAATGACAAGAAGCACAATTTAAAAAGTATAGAAACTCAAGCTCAGCATCCATAAATTTACTGAGAATGTAAGTTTTAGATAACGGAAGAGTTAGGAGACTTTCATGAGACATTAATCTCTGTGCTCCAAGCTGTTTCTTCTCAAAGTATATGAACTTGATCAAAAAGTCCCTTGATGATCTTGAATCTATTAACCTGGTCATCAATTGTAAAATCTGATCCTTCTATCAAGACTATTCTCTCACTGAACCAAATAAAAATTCACCATCTAGATTAaagtttttgtcaaaataaaccttaacaaaatacaataaGTAAATTTTCAATTACCAAAGTAACATGATTTGATTTTCCAaagtctaaaataaataattgcaGTCCATAAAACTTAACCAACGAAGTTACTTACATAGGAACATATGAGTCCTAAACATGTATAGAGAACACATCCCATTAGAAGAGAATTTTCTGAACTAGAAGACACAAGGTTTTCAACAGCCTTTCTCACTCTACAATGCATAATACAACAAAAGAATGTTCTTCAGTTTATGTTTGCTTCAGA from Cicer arietinum cultivar CDC Frontier isolate Library 1 chromosome 3, Cicar.CDCFrontier_v2.0, whole genome shotgun sequence encodes:
- the LOC101502204 gene encoding GPI ethanolamine phosphate transferase 1 isoform X2, whose protein sequence is MRSDGILGNTNEQGVKAGTSERIKWLKRRERWLVVLGVILHAVYMLSIFDIYFKSPIVRGVDLVAPRFSAPAKRLVLLVADGLRADKFYEPDSEGNYRAPFLRSIIKNQGRWGVSHARPPTESRPGHVSIIAGFYEDPSAVLKGWKANPVEFDSVFNRSSHTISFGSPDIVPIFCGALQHSTWDTYPHEFEDFATDASFLDLWSLDKFQSLLNRSNEDPKLKELLQQDNLVVFLHLLGCDSNGHAHRPFSSIYLNNVKVVDHVAESVYNLVQDYFKDNLTSYIFTADHGMSDKGSHGDGHPTNTDTPLVAWGAGVKRPRPISSSNHSDCGFRFVDDHVHDTPTPIEWGLHGIERVDVNQADIAPLMSTLLGLPCPVNSVGVLPRDYIDMTKAEEVEAVISNTKEILNQFLRKSHIKQSHSLFFKPFKPLSHYSSILDKIDDLILARDYDAAMDLSQNLRSLALQGLHYFQTYDWLMLMSVITLGYVGWMIYLVLHVLQSYTSLSGNSFGMEQAAERNKHRKIYLCGCIVTGMVCLLFLLEHSPPLYHAYMIMTSFLWFQIISEYQFIKALWKHLFERRTNHIIKLLATTVVSVFILEFLVNSFTDRKLYTGCFLIAGATASFYLFKLIPWRSGIPIYVCIACWFLSIFTLMPAEIPDNNLLVVSSGAIIIIIGIAARWLALHAGGNKYWLSICNCERENPKYSTLFYLQAFLVALSSVMVYLSTSHRTEKQELLAFHQMINWCVAGFSMVLPLFSEISILSRLTSIFLGFAPPFLLLSIGYEAIFYAALGLVLMAWILFENTLFNLNIMNKSSYSIKNVTNHLILGCDNRSLQLSDVRIPLVFGQGQPKHEELYIDFLVISIIQTR
- the LOC101502204 gene encoding uncharacterized protein isoform X1, translating into MRSDGILGNTNEQGVKAGTSERIKWLKRRERWLVVLGVILHAVYMLSIFDIYFKSPIVRGVDLVAPRFSAPAKRLVLLVADGLRADKFYEPDSEGNYRAPFLRSIIKNQGRWGVSHARPPTESRPGHVSIIAGFYEDPSAVLKGWKANPVEFDSVFNRSSHTISFGSPDIVPIFCGALQHSTWDTYPHEFEDFATDASFLDLWSLDKFQSLLNRSNEDPKLKELLQQDNLVVFLHLLGCDSNGHAHRPFSSIYLNNVKVVDHVAESVYNLVQDYFKDNLTSYIFTADHGMSDKGSHGDGHPTNTDTPLVAWGAGVKRPRPISSSNHSDCGFRFVDDHVHDTPTPIEWGLHGIERVDVNQADIAPLMSTLLGLPCPVNSVGVLPRDYIDMTKAEEVEAVISNTKEILNQFLRKSHIKQSHSLFFKPFKPLSHYSSILDKIDDLILARDYDAAMDLSQNLRSLALQGLHYFQTYDWLMLMSVITLGYVGWMIYLVLHVLQSYTSLSGNSFGMEQAAERNKHRKIYLCGCIVTGMVCLLFLLEHSPPLYHAYMIMTSFLWFQIISEYQFIKALWKHLFERRTNHIIKLLATTVVSVFILEFLVNSFTDRKLYTGCFLIAGATASFYLFKLIPWRSGIPIYVCIACWFLSIFTLMPAEIPDNNLLVVSSGAIIIIIGIAARWLALHAGGNKYWLSICNCERENPKYSTLFYLQAFLVALSSVMVYLSTSHRTEKQELLAFHQMINWCVAGFSMVLPLFSEISILSRLTSIFLGFAPPFLLLSIGYEAIFYAALGLVLMAWILFENTLFNLNIMNKSSYSIKNVTNHLILGCDNRSLQLSDVRIPLVFMVLFNIAFFGTGNFASIASFEISSVYRFITVFSPFLMAALLIFKLFIPFILVICVFSAITKLNQIPRMGCYFLVILFSDVMTIHFFFLVRNTGSWMEIGNSISHFGIVSAQVVFVLLLFALTNTYTKNIQCNSAVPATRKAN